One window of Carassius auratus strain Wakin chromosome 17, ASM336829v1, whole genome shotgun sequence genomic DNA carries:
- the ccdc170 gene encoding coiled-coil domain-containing protein 170 → MEESVIQQHLTHYKQATETAREELAVLQTKYNKLQSQLLESQSKVASQEETLKNLRDAVDRHKEKEARQESLISSLRERSYNTEQEMLSITSSKSFMDMRVQTLTKENEEIKRKIMELDIKSKQYFAECNNAKQEAAETHRRSDEFISAVANKVSVNVAGKADPLDYIISTLDGCFKERDRLKNCICALEESVKLYEVECKASRETVKRLVSDVEREQSLSASRVNELNSTRQELDVISLKKLSLERENQRLKTSLQESELALASAQQSCRHYESLSQDLQNKLHSCQKEAQASHSQHQAFMKNVEALLEDESRPLQHTQSDLLKALTALCSREKSAQKSQLETEGRLAEVEEQLSRHKENQSSSERREQELLDRIKSLEDELLTAGVWKDGMNQDKQHYLRFVEQLSEKLKVDRVAADLGFDMRLEAILTRAEQLSRQEGTALLETKTQIYSLQRKLKEHKERSESKELHLELLRRKMVQLEEEKRSRSALAVEKDDATVACKKLQKRVDRLQAELSTLRFSNTELKAQLSHTNELKIKVMEQNQTIEEQNKNLGKLEKNKVKTEKKMTTIKSEMINQELRARDEIQQAQRLLDTQSSAIADLTLTEKQLLDFYTVVSQMLGVDCTGCVPNYEVLRRLEVLLQSRHCPAHLHQHHTPHIWEAPVSSINVAHSHEFQPQALPAPPGTTSDSPAPPVNNNNI, encoded by the exons ATGGAGGAGTCTGTAATCCAGCAGCACCTCACACACTATAAACAGGCCACTGAGACGGCCCGTGAGGAGCTGGCCGTCCTGCAGACCAAATACAACAAACTCCAATCACAG CTCTTGGAAAGCCAATCCAAAGTCGCATCTCAGGAAGAGACTCTGAAAAACTTAAGGGATGCTGTAGATCGACATAAAGAGAAAGAGGCGAGACAGGAGTCTCTCATCAGCTCGCTCAGAGAACGCAGCTACAACACAGAGCAGGAGATGCTGTCCATCACCTCCTCCAAAAGCTTCATGGACATGAGAGTACAGACACTTACAAAAGAGAATGAGGAGATCAAGCGGAAAATCATGGAGCTTGATATCAAATCAAA ACAGTATTTTGCAGAATGCAACAATGCAAAACAGGAAGCTGCTGAGACCCATAGAAGATCTGATGAGTTTATATCAGCAGTAGCAAACAAAGTGTCTGTAAATGTGGCAGGAAAGGCGGATCCTTTGGATTATATCATATCCACG TTGGACGGCTGCTTCAAGGAGAGAGACCGACTGAAGAACTGCATTTGTGCTTTAGAGGAGAGCGTGAAGTTGTACGAGGTGGAGTGTAAAGCCAGCAGAGAAACAGTCAAGAGACTGGTATCTGATGTAGAACGAGAACAGTCGCTCTCAGCCTCCAGAGTGAATGAGCTGAACTCTACCAGACAG GAATTGGATGTAATCTCCCTGAAGAAACTAAGTTTGGAGAGGGAGAACCAGCGGCTGAAAACCTCCCTGCAGGAGTCTGAACTGGCGCTGGCGTCCGCACAGCAGAGCTGTCGCCACTATGAGAGTCTCTCTCAAGATCTGCAAAATAAACTCCACAGCTGCCAGAAGGAAGCTCAGGCATCTCACAGCCAGCACCAGGCCTTCATGAAGAATGTGGAAGCTCTGCTGGAGGATGAGTCTCGTCCTCTTCAACACACACAAAGTGACCTACTGAAGGCACTTACGGCCCTGTGCAGCAGGGAGAAAAGTGCGCAGAAg TCTCAGCTGGAGACAGAGGGCAGGCTGGCGGAGGTGGAAGAGCAGTTGTCTAGACACAAAGAGAATCAGAGCAGCTCAGAACGGAGAGAACAGGAGCTGCTGGACAGAATCAAGAGTCTGGAGGACGAGCTGCTGACGGCTGGAGTCTGGAAAGATGGAATGAACCAGGACAAACAGCAT TACCTGCGGTTTGTGGAGCAGCTCTCAGAGAAGCTGAAAGTGGATCGTGTTGCTGCAGATCTGGGATTTGATATGAGACTCGAGGCCATTCTTACACGAGCTGAACAGCTGAGCAGACAGGAAGGGACAGCTTTACTGGAGACCAAGACACAAATCTACAGCCTTCAGAGAAAG CTTAAAGAACATAAGGAGCGTTCAGAAAGTAAAGAGCTTCACCTGGAGCTGCTGAGGAGGAAGATGGTCCagctggaggaggagaagaggagcCGCTCAGCTCTGGCGGTGGAGAAAGATGATGCTACTGTGGCCTGTAAGAAGCTCCAGAAGCGTGTGGATCGTCTGCAGGCGGAGCTGAGCACCTTACGCTTCTCCAACACCGAGCTGAAAGCCCAGCTGTCCCACACCAATGAGCTCAAG ATCAAAGTGATGGAACAAAACCAAACCATAGAGGAGCAGAATAAGAACCTGGGAAAGCTTGAGAAGAACAAGGTAAAGACTGAGAAGAAAATGACCACCATCAAGTCAGAGATGATAAACCAGGAACTCCGAGCCAGAGATGAGATTCAACAAGCCCAGAGACTGCTGGACACTCAGTCTAGTGCTATAGCAGATCTCACTCTCACCGAGAAACAG TTACTGGACTTCTACACGGTGGTGAGTCAGATGTTAGGTGTTGACTGCACAGGTTGCGTCCCAAACTATGAAGTTCTCAGAAGGCTGGAGGTTCTGCTTCAGTCACGTCACTGTCCTGCTCATCTACACCAGCATCACACTCCTCACATCTGGGAAGCTCCAGTTTCCTCCATAAACGTCGCTCATTCTCACGAGTTCCAACCCCAGGCTCTGCCAGCTCCCCCCGGAACAACCTCGGACAGCCCAGCGCCCCCcgtgaataataataacatttaa